AATTGCACATTTTCACGAATTGGTCGGGCATAACCCTTTGCTAAGTTCTCCTGTCCTGCATCCGATAAAATATATTCTCGTGTTAACATTGCAGCATGTGGATTTTTTGCATATTTATTAATAACAGTTGCGTAGCCTGATGTGACAGAGCCTTCCGATGGGATGACTACATCAAAACGTTGCTCATCGATTTGATGACGATAACCTAGTGCATTGAAATCCCATAAAATTGCAACATCAATCTCTCCTTTTTCTAAATTAGCGACTGTTGGATCACCTTGTAGGCGTCCTTGTTTTGCTAATTCCGCAAAAAAGTCGATACCCGGCTGAATATTGGATTCATCTCCACCGAAAGCCATTGCTGCAGCTAATATCGCAAATTGTGCTTGGTTTGCAGTTAATGCATCTCCAATGCTGACATGATAGTCGCCATTTTTAAGATCTTCCCAAGACGTTGGGGGATTTTTCACATTGTTTTTATCTGTTAGAAATGCAATTGTCCCTGTATAACCAACAATCCAATGGCCCTCTTCATCTTTTGCCCAGTCAGGAATATCATCCCAATAGGAAGTTTTGTATGGCAATGTTAGACCTTTATCTTTAGCGATTGGACCAAAGGCAATTCCTACGTCGCCAATATCGGCTGTTGCATCGTCTTTTTCTGCTTCAAACTTCGCTAATTCCTCTGCACTCGACATATCTGTGTCCTGATGTTTGAGAGTGTACTCTGTTTCAAGCTCTTGCCATGTCTCTACCCAGTTTGCCCATGTGTCCGGCATACCGACTGAATTGACAGTACCTTCTTGTTTTGCCTTTTCTGTAATTTCATCAAGCGTTAAATCACTTTTGATGTCATTTGCATTAGACGAACTGTCAGAACATGCTGCTAACATAGAAATTGCTAATACACCAACTAAACTTTTCTTCCATAGCTTTTGAATTGCCATGAGTTGGACCCTCCATTTGTTTATGTTTATTTTTATTTGCTTACAACAGTAATCTTATAAAACAAACATTAAGCAAGTATGGATGGATTTAAAATATTTAGTAAAAAATATTGATTGTTTATAAATTTATGTGAAGTTTTTTAAGTCGTAGGGGAGTTATATAAAAGATGCTATTCTATCAAGAAGATAAGGAGGAATCCAGTTACGTATGCGCACGTTTGTTTAGTTTTCAGACGTGCACACACCCTAGATGAATCAAGAAAGTCCTAGAAAATCTGCATATGTATGCGGTTCATTTTCCTTTAAAATCGTTAAAAATGTAAAAGCAAGTTGAACAACTGACCACCATTTCATATTATAGGCCATTTCAAAACGGACAGGTTCTAATGTAAAAACGTCCTGAAAAATATGTAGCGGCTCAATTTGTTCATCCTTTAATATAGATAGAAAACCTAAAAACAATGTATGATCTTTCACTTCAATCATTTTCCCATCAACGAGTGCATCGATATTTTCTGGCT
This genomic interval from Lysinibacillus sphaericus contains the following:
- a CDS encoding ABC transporter substrate-binding protein; this translates as MAIQKLWKKSLVGVLAISMLAACSDSSSNANDIKSDLTLDEITEKAKQEGTVNSVGMPDTWANWVETWQELETEYTLKHQDTDMSSAEELAKFEAEKDDATADIGDVGIAFGPIAKDKGLTLPYKTSYWDDIPDWAKDEEGHWIVGYTGTIAFLTDKNNVKNPPTSWEDLKNGDYHVSIGDALTANQAQFAILAAAMAFGGDESNIQPGIDFFAELAKQGRLQGDPTVANLEKGEIDVAILWDFNALGYRHQIDEQRFDVVIPSEGSVTSGYATVINKYAKNPHAAMLTREYILSDAGQENLAKGYARPIRENVQLPQEVKDLLLPADMYKNAQPVSDQKQWEETTKQIPQMYQEQVLIHAK
- a CDS encoding 2-oxoglutarate ferredoxin oxidoreductase subunit beta produces the protein MFVNNIIDFIAKKKEREERQRAQDLERYVATHCKFHQPENIDALVDGKMIEVKDHTLFLGFLSILKDEQIEPLHIFQDVFTLEPVRFEMAYNMKWWSVVQLAFTFLTILKENEPHTYADFLGLS